Proteins from a genomic interval of Fervidobacterium gondwanense DSM 13020:
- the trmB gene encoding tRNA (guanosine(46)-N7)-methyltransferase TrmB yields the protein MSSVFEGKSSSNLYVREIKPADFDYLPLDWSKIFGNNNNLIVEIGFGGGEFLQRYASKHPEKNFVGFEVSITSMKKAHNRIKDLENVRLVITDARFGMREFFGPKSVEKVIMNFPIPWDKKSHERRRVIVPEFFETLSNVLEDDGTFELATDVEWYARQTIEIAQEKGFELMSFVENPDREIKTRYEQKWIKYGRNIYSVILRKKTHLEVERLIGGHHEMPHAKCAVNESKFDELKGKVFKDRSKVVVVKGLYKQMEGKAYLIKIISTDGEFQQHYYLVAYPEDLSEENSKEWIIKLDSASNPYRTPAVKWSVQVLADFLSQ from the coding sequence TTGAGTAGTGTTTTTGAGGGAAAATCATCTTCAAATCTTTACGTTCGCGAGATAAAGCCTGCTGATTTCGATTACCTACCGTTAGATTGGAGTAAGATATTTGGAAACAATAACAATTTGATTGTCGAAATAGGGTTCGGTGGCGGAGAATTTTTGCAACGTTATGCGTCGAAACATCCTGAGAAAAATTTCGTTGGATTTGAAGTCTCAATTACATCTATGAAAAAAGCACACAATAGAATAAAGGATCTTGAAAATGTTAGGTTAGTAATTACAGATGCGCGATTTGGAATGCGTGAATTCTTTGGACCAAAGAGTGTTGAAAAGGTGATAATGAACTTTCCAATTCCTTGGGATAAAAAATCGCACGAAAGAAGAAGGGTTATAGTTCCGGAGTTCTTTGAGACACTTTCAAATGTACTCGAAGATGACGGAACTTTCGAACTTGCGACCGATGTCGAATGGTATGCACGGCAAACTATAGAGATAGCCCAGGAAAAAGGTTTTGAATTGATGAGTTTTGTGGAGAATCCGGACAGAGAGATTAAGACAAGGTACGAGCAGAAGTGGATAAAGTACGGAAGAAATATTTATTCTGTAATCTTGAGAAAAAAGACTCATCTTGAGGTCGAAAGATTGATAGGAGGGCATCATGAAATGCCACATGCAAAATGTGCGGTCAACGAAAGCAAATTTGATGAACTGAAAGGAAAAGTGTTCAAGGACAGGTCAAAGGTAGTGGTTGTAAAGGGCTTGTACAAACAGATGGAAGGAAAGGCTTATTTGATAAAGATAATCTCAACCGATGGTGAATTTCAGCAGCACTATTATTTAGTAGCGTATCCAGAAGACCTTTCGGAAGAAAATTCAAAAGAATGGATTATAAAACTTGACAGCGCTTCAAATCCTTACAGAACACCGGCTGTTAAGTGGTCTGTACAAGTTTTGGCTGACTTTCTGTCGCAATGA
- the mazG gene encoding nucleoside triphosphate pyrophosphohydrolase, whose amino-acid sequence MAGREFERLVEIMATLRGENGCDWDKAQTHETLKPYLIEEAYEVLNAIDLNDDEELKEELGDVLLQVVFHSQIASERGAFTIKDVIDTLNDKLIRRHPHVFGDAQGYSYARWEEIKAKEKGEKRRTSIGDVNHALPGLSLARRVQENAAGVGFDWTKIEDVWDKVEEEIEELRRAKNQEEIEEEFGDLLFAIVNLARFMNVDPESAIRKATEKFILRFEKMEKMIENDGKKLEGMTLEEMDSYWNSVKSKEEKEEDENA is encoded by the coding sequence ATGGCTGGAAGAGAATTTGAAAGATTAGTGGAGATAATGGCAACACTCCGTGGCGAAAATGGATGCGATTGGGACAAAGCACAAACTCACGAAACTCTTAAACCATACTTGATTGAAGAAGCGTACGAAGTCCTAAACGCTATTGACTTAAATGACGACGAAGAATTAAAAGAAGAACTTGGCGATGTGCTTCTGCAAGTTGTTTTTCACTCGCAAATCGCTTCAGAACGCGGTGCTTTTACGATAAAGGACGTAATCGATACACTGAACGATAAACTCATTAGAAGGCATCCACATGTATTTGGAGATGCGCAAGGGTACTCTTATGCTCGTTGGGAAGAGATAAAGGCAAAAGAGAAAGGCGAAAAGAGAAGAACGAGCATAGGAGACGTGAATCACGCACTACCGGGATTGTCTCTGGCACGCAGAGTGCAAGAAAATGCAGCGGGCGTGGGATTTGATTGGACGAAAATCGAGGACGTCTGGGATAAAGTTGAAGAAGAGATAGAAGAACTACGAAGAGCAAAAAACCAAGAAGAAATAGAAGAAGAATTTGGCGACTTGCTATTTGCGATTGTGAATCTTGCGAGGTTTATGAATGTTGATCCTGAGAGTGCTATCAGAAAGGCTACAGAAAAGTTTATCCTAAGGTTTGAAAAGATGGAAAAGATGATAGAAAACGACGGGAAAAAGTTAGAGGGCATGACTTTGGAAGAGATGGACAGTTACTGGAACTCAGTCAAAAGTAAAGAAGAGAAAGAAGAGGATGAGAACGCATGA
- a CDS encoding NAD(P)H-dependent glycerol-3-phosphate dehydrogenase, whose product MKYFVLGAGSWGCTIAQLLKDNGHDVMLWAHTKEHADDLNKRKTMPHIPDAKLDVLVTNDINEGKTADVIVLAVPVQYIRGVLEKINFKVNVILNLSKGIEISSGKRVSEIVDEVLKCPYAILSGPSHAEEVALHLPTAVVVAGHMAEVFQKEFSNEYFRVYVHDDVAGVELAGALKNVIAIAAGIVDGLGGWDNAKAALITRGLYEIAKFSAAFGANPLTFMGLAGIGDLVVTCGSKHSRNRRYGEMVAKGYDPIHLLEASKEIVEGAYTCKAIIENYGDKFDLPIISEVYQVIYNRKSPVESIKSLMNRSLKVEMGEVMKWLEENLKD is encoded by the coding sequence ATGAAATACTTTGTCCTTGGTGCAGGCAGTTGGGGGTGTACTATCGCCCAACTTCTCAAAGACAACGGTCACGATGTAATGCTGTGGGCTCATACAAAGGAACATGCTGACGATTTAAATAAAAGAAAAACGATGCCACACATTCCGGATGCGAAATTGGACGTATTAGTCACGAACGATATAAATGAAGGGAAAACTGCAGATGTCATAGTCCTTGCAGTTCCTGTCCAATACATAAGAGGAGTGCTTGAAAAGATAAATTTCAAAGTTAACGTTATTCTGAACTTGTCGAAGGGTATTGAGATATCTTCGGGGAAGAGAGTTTCAGAAATTGTTGATGAAGTATTGAAATGTCCGTATGCGATCCTTTCAGGTCCTTCACACGCTGAGGAAGTAGCGTTACACCTGCCTACCGCAGTTGTAGTTGCTGGGCACATGGCTGAAGTATTCCAAAAAGAGTTCTCGAACGAGTATTTTAGAGTCTACGTGCACGATGATGTAGCAGGTGTAGAGCTGGCGGGTGCATTAAAGAACGTTATAGCGATAGCGGCTGGTATAGTTGATGGGCTGGGCGGTTGGGACAATGCAAAAGCGGCGTTAATTACGAGAGGGTTGTACGAGATTGCGAAGTTCTCAGCAGCGTTCGGAGCTAATCCACTAACGTTTATGGGACTTGCTGGAATTGGTGATCTTGTTGTCACCTGTGGAAGTAAGCACAGCCGAAATAGAAGATATGGCGAAATGGTGGCAAAAGGGTATGACCCTATACACTTGCTGGAAGCAAGTAAAGAGATTGTAGAAGGTGCTTACACTTGTAAGGCAATAATAGAGAACTACGGCGATAAATTCGATCTTCCGATAATATCGGAAGTATACCAAGTTATCTACAACAGAAAATCACCTGTTGAGTCGATAAAATCGTTGATGAACAGGAGTTTAAAAGTAGAGATGGGGGAAGTAATGAAATGGCTGGAAGAGAATTTGAAAGATTAG
- a CDS encoding bifunctional ADP-dependent NAD(P)H-hydrate dehydratase/NAD(P)H-hydrate epimerase produces MIVLTSAQMKELEKKTIEDFEISEEILMERAGISVVQSIWNEYGDLTSKSFVVVCGTGNNGGDGYVIARDLLNYTEAVRVISLGEPKTDISRKNHSRYLKHGGVCYNFNDIGIEETSKIISEADIVIDALFGTGLNKDITDEKITSLIELMNIYSKCIVSVDIPSGVCADSGKIMGSAIQADLTVTFGYAKPGHLLFPGRELTGKLKVARIGIPTLDILYTGIQRHLLTEDEIKLPERPRWANKSTFAEVIIIGGSKKYVGAPILTALAAQRSGAGMVKILSQKEVCRCALNHDPSLICVDIGESFNGKHVLEYLENLKNNTVIVVGPGWDLENLEEKLNILDYLIRLPNPLIIDADGLNILSNKTSMLKMKSFEKNIILTPHPGEFSRLTGETIKEVKQNYERVESFSRNYNVITVLKDSTSIISDGANTYFNITGNTSLSKAGSGDILSGIISALLSQHLESIEAVKTAVYKLGLAAELVPNEGMNSAFQLLNLIPNTMAKHTK; encoded by the coding sequence ATGATTGTGCTGACAAGTGCTCAAATGAAAGAGCTTGAAAAGAAGACTATCGAAGATTTTGAAATCTCTGAAGAGATTTTAATGGAGAGAGCGGGCATATCGGTTGTCCAGTCGATATGGAATGAATACGGCGACTTAACTTCAAAGAGTTTTGTCGTTGTTTGCGGTACAGGCAATAATGGTGGAGATGGATATGTTATCGCGAGAGATTTGCTCAACTATACGGAAGCCGTCAGAGTTATTTCTTTGGGTGAGCCAAAAACTGACATAAGCAGGAAAAATCATAGCAGGTATCTTAAACATGGTGGTGTTTGCTACAACTTTAATGATATAGGAATTGAGGAAACCTCAAAAATCATATCAGAAGCTGATATCGTTATCGATGCGCTTTTCGGAACAGGTCTGAATAAAGATATCACTGACGAAAAGATAACAAGCTTAATAGAACTTATGAACATTTATTCAAAGTGCATTGTTTCGGTTGATATACCATCCGGCGTTTGTGCTGATAGCGGAAAGATAATGGGAAGTGCGATTCAAGCTGATTTGACAGTTACATTTGGCTATGCCAAACCCGGTCATTTGCTTTTCCCTGGTCGTGAACTCACAGGCAAGTTAAAGGTAGCACGCATTGGCATTCCTACCTTAGACATATTGTATACAGGTATTCAACGCCATCTTCTTACAGAAGACGAAATAAAATTGCCAGAAAGGCCAAGATGGGCGAACAAAAGCACTTTTGCCGAAGTTATAATAATAGGAGGTTCAAAGAAGTACGTTGGAGCCCCAATACTGACGGCTCTTGCCGCACAAAGAAGTGGGGCCGGAATGGTGAAGATATTATCACAAAAAGAGGTTTGCCGGTGTGCACTTAACCATGATCCCTCACTTATCTGTGTCGATATTGGTGAGAGCTTTAACGGTAAACATGTCTTGGAGTATCTTGAAAATTTGAAAAATAACACTGTTATTGTAGTGGGACCTGGATGGGACTTAGAAAATCTTGAAGAGAAGCTTAATATTCTTGATTATCTGATCAGGTTGCCGAATCCACTTATAATAGATGCTGATGGTTTGAATATCCTTTCGAACAAGACAAGCATGCTAAAAATGAAGAGTTTTGAGAAGAACATTATACTGACGCCTCACCCAGGTGAATTCTCAAGATTGACCGGAGAAACTATCAAAGAAGTGAAGCAGAATTACGAAAGGGTCGAAAGTTTTTCACGAAATTATAATGTGATCACCGTTTTGAAAGATTCAACATCGATAATTTCAGATGGAGCCAATACCTATTTCAATATAACCGGAAACACGTCCCTTTCAAAAGCAGGCAGCGGCGATATTCTTTCAGGAATCATAAGCGCTCTCTTATCGCAGCATCTTGAATCCATTGAAGCAGTTAAGACTGCTGTTTATAAGCTTGGCTTAGCTGCGGAACTCGTGCCAAACGAAGGTATGAATAGTGCGTTTCAATTACTGAACCTTATACCTAATACCATGGCGAAACATACGAAATAA
- the rlmB gene encoding 23S rRNA (guanosine(2251)-2'-O)-methyltransferase RlmB: MIVYGRNVLRELLLSSQPVKMIYFSDSHDKDLDELIEKVKEKRLPFTIAPKQVLKRLCGEEKNQGVVIDIGEFQYYDESYLPENPFIVLLDQVQDPQNLGSIVRTCVAAGVDMVVLTKDNSAHVTPGAIKASAGTIFRIPIVIVVNLARYIEKLKEKGVWIYGAHMQGKPIWDIELSRPLGIVLGNEGSGIRQLVKESCDDLIAIPMKTPIDSLNVSVSAGIIIYEVLRREMR; the protein is encoded by the coding sequence ATGATAGTTTATGGAAGGAACGTGCTTAGAGAATTGCTTCTCAGCTCACAACCTGTTAAAATGATTTACTTTTCAGATTCACACGATAAAGACCTCGACGAGCTGATTGAAAAAGTCAAAGAGAAAAGACTGCCTTTTACGATAGCGCCTAAGCAGGTTCTCAAAAGACTCTGTGGAGAAGAGAAGAATCAAGGTGTTGTTATAGATATAGGCGAATTTCAGTATTATGACGAATCATATCTTCCGGAGAATCCGTTCATCGTTTTGCTTGATCAAGTTCAAGATCCACAGAACCTTGGCTCGATAGTTAGAACATGTGTGGCTGCTGGTGTTGATATGGTCGTCTTGACGAAAGATAACAGTGCACACGTAACACCGGGTGCAATAAAAGCATCTGCAGGTACGATATTTCGTATACCGATAGTCATAGTGGTCAACTTAGCACGTTATATTGAGAAACTCAAAGAAAAAGGGGTTTGGATTTACGGAGCGCACATGCAAGGAAAACCCATCTGGGATATAGAACTTTCAAGACCACTTGGTATAGTTCTGGGTAATGAGGGAAGTGGCATTCGGCAGCTTGTGAAGGAATCTTGCGATGATTTGATAGCGATACCTATGAAGACACCAATCGATTCTCTAAACGTCTCTGTGAGTGCTGGTATAATAATTTATGAAGTCTTGAGAAGAGAGATGAGATAA
- a CDS encoding lytic transglycosylase domain-containing protein has product MRVTIAILLFGIIIFFSFFVRIMPLKYYDIVVQYSGKLDPLLVVSVIRTESSFRPDAVSNMGAYGLMQLMPSTAEWVNKKFKTNYDYTTIEGNIALGCLYLNYLLEKDGDLKTALVHYNTGPYAPDDVKSDAGERYVFKVMRYYKLYTFLYGRLGGMRR; this is encoded by the coding sequence ATGCGAGTAACAATCGCAATTTTACTTTTTGGTATTATAATTTTCTTTTCTTTTTTTGTTAGAATCATGCCCTTGAAGTATTATGACATAGTTGTTCAGTACTCTGGAAAATTGGATCCGTTACTTGTTGTAAGTGTCATAAGGACAGAAAGCAGTTTTAGACCAGATGCTGTTTCAAATATGGGAGCCTACGGTTTAATGCAGCTTATGCCGTCAACAGCAGAATGGGTGAACAAAAAGTTCAAAACAAACTATGACTACACAACCATTGAAGGAAATATTGCCTTAGGCTGTCTTTATTTGAACTACTTGCTTGAAAAAGATGGAGATTTGAAGACTGCACTTGTACATTACAACACAGGCCCGTACGCTCCGGACGATGTAAAAAGTGATGCGGGTGAGCGATATGTTTTTAAAGTGATGCGATATTACAAGCTTTACACCTTCCTTTATGGAAGGTTGGGGGGAATGAGAAGATGA